The DNA sequence ttacACTTAACCATGCATATATTTCTGTAATTTATggaagtaatttttaaataattctaGTCTTAAAATCTGATAGTTAGTAAAAGAAcacaaataaactaataatattctgaatgctttaaaaatttattaaattgatctTAATGTTGtcttaaatgaataaattatttaatataaaaaatttgcaGCCATTTAGAATCTAGATACATATCATCATATAACATAATATCTCCTTAGTTACCTAGCTTAGATTTTTCATGCATTAATTCGATCACCATATCTCCCTACTTCAGTTGTGTCTATAAATACACCAATTCTCTTCCCTAACAAAATCACACTtctcaaacacacacacacacacacacactaagAATGTTTCTAAGCAATATCAAGTTTCCTTTGGCAAAGTTCCCCAAAACTAGTAACTATGTCTATAATCACTTCCCCTTTTCCAATATCAATGGGGTTGGAAATAAGAAGCTTTTGTCAAGTGGGAAAATGAAAGTTCTATATGATGGATACACCTACTTCAACTCTCCTTCTCACCCTCTTGAGGCAGAGTTGCATCATCAAGATTACAATGCACCATCATTAGAGACTGGGATTGGGATCCTTCCTTTTTTCCATGGGAAGAACATTCTTCTCACGGGTGCCACTGGCCTTCTTGGAAAAGGTTTACGTATTTTCTTAGTGATATTGTGCGTGATATACTGATATATGTTGATATATTaactattttcaaaatatatgaacgcacataaaataatacattatCAAATTTCTTTATCCAAACATATGCAATTAGGATGTCGTTAGAATCATTTCacttgatatatatttttgtgatttttttttaacaaaaagtATGTAGAATTcaaagttttgagatttttttggagagaaaaaaatgtttgaaaaaCAGACCAGTAAATGAACCAGTGAAGATATCAGTACATGGTTCAACAGGTCGAGCCAAAATACTGTAGCACTATAGTATATAACCTAATATATATgttatacaaaaatattaaaggttattatttgatatttatgttatatatacacacacaacacatattttatatacatacatGTTTTATTCAATCAGTTCTGGTGGAGAAGATATTAAGATCAATGTGCGTGGGCAAAATCTACCTACTGATCAAGGCAAAGGACAAGGAGGCTGCATTAACCAGATTAACAAATGAAGTGAGTTCTTAGTTCTTACCAATTTCAAAATGCATGTAATAGTACTAATCAAGCTTTGCCATAATACCTATGAATTTGTTTAGATAACAAACTCGGACTTATTCAAAAGTCTGAAGGAAGAGTTGGGGGATACCTACGAAACCATGGTAAGGGAGAAGCTGATACCTATTGCCGGAAATATCTGTGAACCGAATCTTGGAATGGATTCTGAATCTATTGCTCAAGTTAGGAAAGATGTCGATGTTATAATCCAATCCGCAGCTTCCACAATCTTGAACGACAGGTTTGTTATTTGGTTCATTTCTGGTTTCTTGTCCGAGGGATCATCACCACAAACACGAACAATATTCCATATAATCCCTCCTTCCGTTcataactaataatattttttttttagccCTTCCACAAAACTTAGTCCCTTTATTTTGTTCATAGAATTCTCTCTCTGGATGAGTTATCTACCCTACCAAACATGCACTTACAGTTATGGCAATATAGGCATAGCCCATcacattttttctctataaagGTAAATCTTGAACGATAGGTGTGTTAATTTGGTTTATGTATGAGTTTcattttagggttagggtacAGATTTAATTCGGTCTATGGGAACAATAAGTATAGCATTGTTTTACACAATTACACtgtattactttttcttattcacCTCAAATTAAATACACCACTATTCATTATGAcagtgaataaaaaaatattgaatatttattttcgtatttaattgaataaaaaaaataagtattaattgtacttattttaaaaaatgttgtgtataaccaaaaatataaaaggcTTTCCAAAGTGGGAGGTTGTAATTTCTTAACAGCCGCAGTTTATATTTGGAAGGTTGTAATTTCTTAACGGCCGTAGTTTCTACTCCTGCTAATAGTTTAGCACATTCTTTATTGTTACTGTGGGGTCCTGAAGCACAAGGAGATTTTACTCGTTGGTGTCAATTAGGTGGTCTGTGGACTTTTGATGCTCTGCATGGCGCTTTCGGACTAATAGGTTTCATGTTACGTCAATTTGAGCTTGCTCGATCAGTTCAATTGCGACCTTATAATGCAATCGCATTCTCTGGTCCAATTGCTGTTTTTGTTTCTGTATTCCTGATTTATCCACTAGGGCAGTCTGGTTGGTTCTTTGCACCCAGTTTTGGTGTAGCAACTATATTTCGATTCATCCTCTTTTTTCAAGGATTTCATAATTGGACGCTGAATCCATTTCATATGATGGGAGTTGCCAGTGTATTGGGGGCTATTATTACAGGAttcattttcatctttttgtttaaattttcaaagttGATATATATTTACTTAATCATCTATATATGGATTACATGTAGAAATCAATAATGGTATGTATCTATGATGCGTATACGTAGAAACTACGCCTATTGCTttaaaagatgaagaaaaaagtaCACATCTTTTAGGGAATGAAATAAACATGTCTACTTATTTTagagtaatattttgataataggTATGACTTGTTGGTGGATGCGAACATGAGTGCCCCCAAACGATTGATGAGGTTTGCCAAGACATGCAATAATCTCACTATCTTTGCCCATATTTCTACCGGTACGCAATTTTCTCTCGTGATAGACTAGTCTTCGAGGTTAAATTCTCTTATTTTGTCTATAACAAAAggttaatttaaattgaactAACAGCGTATGTTAGCGGAAAAAGAGAAGGATTGATAATGGAAAAACCATTTATAATGGGAGGGAATGGAAGAAAGGAGGAACATTATGATGAATCAGCCCTACTTGACATAGTTGAGGAGAATAACTTGATTCTCaaatcatcatcttcttcctctacCCAACATGATCTcaccaaaaatctcaaaagGCTTGCACAAGACaggtatatattttattattcttatataTTGCACATATAAACATGTCATAAGAATGATTGAACTGATTAATAAAACACAGAAATCTAAATTtcttgaattaaaaattt is a window from the Salvia hispanica cultivar TCC Black 2014 chromosome 1, UniMelb_Shisp_WGS_1.0, whole genome shotgun sequence genome containing:
- the LOC125187461 gene encoding fatty acyl-CoA reductase 2, chloroplastic-like, with translation MFLSNIKFPLAKFPKTSNYVYNHFPFSNINGVGNKKLLSSGKMKVLYDGYTYFNSPSHPLEAELHHQDYNAPSLETGIGILPFFHGKNILLTGATGLLGKVLVEKILRSMCVGKIYLLIKAKDKEAALTRLTNEITNSDLFKSLKEELGDTYETMVREKLIPIAGNICEPNLGMDSESIAQVRKDVDVIIQSAASTILNDRYDLLVDANMSAPKRLMRFAKTCNNLTIFAHISTAYVSGKREGLIMEKPFIMGGNGRKEEHYDESALLDIVEENNLILKSSSSSSTQHDLTKNLKRLAQDRCNEAIGKFQGIYLQEERSAASGTNELDIITAALATYQREEFKPFKQARQHLKD